The Lysobacter enzymogenes DNA segment CCACAGCACGGTGTCGCGTCGCAGCTTGCGGCGCACCCGCGCCCGTCGCCGCAGTCGCTGGGCCCGCCGGCCCGCCCGGGTCGCATCGTAGCCAGGGTCGAAACGAGGGCGTCCGCGCAGCGGCGGCCCCGAATGGGACCGAAACCCATTACGGCGCAACTCGCGAGCAATTGTGCTTTGCGCCCGACCCAACGTCTGGGCGATTTGCCGTCCGCTCGCCCCTTGGGCGATCAAGACCATGATGGCCCCGCGCTCTTCTGCGCTCAGATGCGAATACTGCTGACCCATTCACAGTGCCTCACTGAGGTGATGCACTTGAGGTTAGAGACCAGCGCTACTTTCTTTTGTCGCGCTGACAAAAGAAAGTAGCTCGGCCGCTTGCGGGCGAAAGCTCTTGATGGTGGCTTGTCCTCACGCGACACATCGGTGACGGCGAAAGCAGCAGCAACGTCAACATGGGTTCCGGCTTTCGCCGGAATGACGGGGGAGGGGTTGCGTATCCGACTGTAGGAGCGGCGCGAGCCGCGACCGCGACAACGCAACTACGACGGAACGTTCACTGTGTTTGCGGTGGCGCGGTCGCGGCTTGCGCCGCTCCTACAGGGGGGGCGTGCCGCGGTGGTGGGATTTGTCTTTGCGTGTGCGTACTTGTGACGACAAACGACGATCAAGAGCTTCCGTCCGCAAGCGGCCGGGTCACTTTCTTTGTCTGAAGCCACAAAGAAAGTAACCAAAGAAAAGGCCTTATTTTTTCGGATCAAGAGCCACTATGGCTCGAAAGGCGCGCGGGGCCGCGCCATAAGGGGCATCCTGCCCCATGGCGCGCGTGCGCATCCATGCGCACGCCCTCCGGGGCTGCGGTACATGGGCTTTACTTGGGGTTGCGTCCGAGCGAACGGCAACAGCACGATCGAGATGGATTCCGGCGTTCGCGGGAACGGCGGGGCGGATGAGTGGCGTCGTAAATGAGGCGTCGCGGTCGCGGCTCGCGCCGCTCCTACAGTCGGAAACGAAACTGGCCGCAACCCCGGTAGGAGCGGCGCGAGCCGCGACCGCGACGATTCGACTACGGCGAACGCACCAGCGCCGCCGCATACTCGCGACGGCGACGCGCTTCCCGCGCCGCGCCTCAGGCGCCCGGCCCCCAATACCCCAGCTCGCGCCGGATCTGCAGTCCGCGCCACCACGACGACAGCGGCTTGCCGCGCAATCGGCCCAGCGTGCCGTCGAGCAAGTCGCCGGTCGCCGCGATCACCCGCTGCGACGACAAGCCGTCGCGATACGGGTGGATCGCGTCGGCGTACGCATCGATCGCCGCCTGCAACTGCGGCGTCGGCGCGAACGCCTGCGCCAGGCGCGCTTCCAGCTCGGCCGGGTCGGCGAAGTCGATCATGTGCGGTTTCGGCGCGCGATTGCGGAAAGTCGCGACCGGCTTGCGCTGGACCACGAACTCCGACACCACCGAAGTGGTGTCGGCGACCAGCACGTCGGCCGCGCGCTGCGCGGCGATCAGTTGCTCGGTCTCGACGAAGGCCGCGTTCGCACCGGCCAGCGCGCGGTAGCGTTCGAACAGGTCCGGCGCGCATTTGGGATGCAGGGTCAGCAGCCAGTAGCGATCGCCGCGCGCGACCTGCGCGGCGATCGCCTCGAACAAGTGCGGCGCCGCGCTCAGGCGCTCGGTGAAGGTCGAGGCGAACATCGCCACCGGCCGCGCGCCGGCCGGCGCGCGCAAGGCGGCGGACGCGCCGTCGTCGTCGCGGAACAGCGGGTCGAGCTTGGGCCAGCCGGTCTCGACCACGGCGAAATGCCCGGCCCGCGCGGCCAGTTCGCGGAACGGCGCGGTGGTGGCCGGGCCTTGGGTGCAGTACAGGTCGAACAGCCCGCGCACGCGGAAGTGGCCGCGCGCATCGGCGCGCTTTTCCACGTTGAACCCATGGAACAGCTGGACCTTGGCGCCGGCCACGAACGGCGGCACCCAGTTGGCCGCGCTGAACACCGCGCGCGGCTTCAGCGCCACCGCCGCGCGCAGGCCGGCGCGGCCGGGTTCGAGCATGCGCGCCGGCGCCGGCAGCGCGGCGCCGGCGGCGCCGTCGGCGAACCACGCATGGGCCGTGTGCCCGGCTTCGTGCAGCGCCTGCGCCAGCGGCTGCAGGATCGGCAGCGCGTAGCGTTCGGTGGCGAAGAGCAGGTAATCGGACATGACGGCGGCCGTTGAGAGCGAGAAGTGAGTGTAGAGGAGCGAGCGATGAGCAGGAGCGCCCCCGCTTTAGCTCACTCCTCGCTCCTCTGCGCTCGCTCCTCGCCGTACCGCCGCGGGGTATCCTGATCGCCGTCGCCGCCCCCGGACCGCCGCCATCGACACGCCCGCGCCCAACGACGCCGCCCGCCCCAGGCTGTCGGCCTGCATCATCGCTTTCGACGAGGCCGACCGGATCGTCGACTGCCTGGCCTCGCTGGCGTTCTGCGACGAGATCGTGGTGGTGGATTCGCACTCCGCCGACGCCACCGTCGCCCTCGCCGAGGCCGCCGGCGCGCGCGTGCTGCAACGCCGCTTCGACGGCTTCCGCAGCCAGAAGCAGTTCGCCGTCGAGCAGGCCGCGCACGACTGGGTGCTGTGCCTGGACGCCGACGAACGCATCAGCGACGAACTGCGCGCCTCGATCCTGGCCGCGCGCGACCGCGGCTTCGACGCGGCCGCCGGCTACCGATTCGCCCGGCTGTCCGACTATTTCGGCCGCTTCCTGCGCCACGGCAACGCCTATCCCGACCGGGTGCTGCGCCTGTTCGACCGCCGCCGCGGCGGCTGGCGCGGCCAGCGCGAGGTGCACGAGGCCGCCAGCGTCGACGGCACGGTGGCGACGCTGCGCGGCGACCTGATCCACTATCCCTACCGCTCGCTGCAGCAACAACTGGCCAAGACCGAGCGCTACGCGCGGATGATGGCCGAGCACGAGCACGCGCGCGGCAAGCGCGCGACCCTGGCCAAGCTGGTGTTGGCGCCGGCGTGGCGGTTCTGGCGCGGCTATCTGCTGCGCGGCGGCTTCCGCGACGGCTGGCACGGGCTGGTCTACGCCTACGTGCGCGCCAACTACGTGCGGCAGAAGACCATCATGCTGTGGATGCTCGGCAACGGTCAGCCGGTGGTCACGCCCGAGCGCGGCGCGGGCGACGGCAAGCCCTGAGGCGTGACGGTGCGGCCGGCGCCGCTCACTGCGGCGGCCGCTCGCGTTCGAGCAAGGCGAAGCCGTACAACAGGCCGATCGCGACCGCGTAGAACGAGGCGACCAGCTGGTGGGCGAACATCGACTGGGTCAGCCCGCAGGCGATGTACACCAGCACCAGCACCAGCCCGGCCAGCGCGCTGCTGCGCGCGCGCGCGACCGTCTGCGCGCGCAACAGCCGCGCGAACAGCGCCAGCGGCACCAGATAGATCGCCAGCAGCGCCAGCACCCCCGGCACGCCCATGGTCGCGGCCCATTCGAAGGCGTCGCTGTGGGCGTGGCCGAGCTTGCAGAAGCCGACCCGCGGCGCCGGCGGCGCGCATTGCGGGGTCGCCATCACCACGGTCTCGAAGCGGCCGACGCCGACGCCGGTCAGCGGATGCTCGACGAAGGTGTCGCCGGCCAGTTCCAGCAGGGTCACGCGCGCGCCGAGCGAGGACTCGTGGTCGCCGCCGCGCTTGACCCTGTCCATGTCCGAGGCCAGTTCCTGCATCCGGGTGAGCTGCGCCAGCGGCGGGATCCAGTGGCTCGCCACCACCGCCAGCGCCATCGCCGCCAACACCGCCCAGGACAGCTTGCGCGCGCGGCCGCCGCTGACGATCAGCGCCACCAGCAGCACGATCGCCAGCCCCGGCCACACCCCGCGGCTGCCGCTGAGCACCACCGCGCCCACGCCCAGCGCGCAGGCCAGCGAGGTCCACAGCAATTCGCCGGAGGGCCGGGCGAACACCGCGATCACGATCAGCGCGATCAGGGCATCGGCGAACACGATCGCGTTGGCGGTCCAGCCCAGCGCGCGCTCGGTGCCGCCGGCGACCTGGAACAACGCCAGCGCGAACGCGCCGGCCAGGCCGGCCAGCGCGCCGGCCCACAGCCAGCGCCGCGACGGCCGCCACGCGTACACCAAGGTGGCGAAGAACGGCGCGGTCAACAGCCGCAGGCGGTTGTCGGCCTCGCGCCAGCGCACGTCGAAATGGAACTTGGAGAACAGCACCACCGCCGCGGCCAGCACCGCCATCGCCAGCAGCCAGCGCAACTCGCGGCGGGCGTCGCGCCAGCCGCGCGCGAACACCGGCGGCGCCAGGGCGAAGGCCAGCAGCGCGAACGCGGCGAACGGGCCCAGGCCCCACGACGTGGACAACAACAACGCCGGCAGCAGGAACAGCCCGACCTGCAGCAGGCGCTGCGCCAGCCGCTCGCGTGGCGCGGCGAAGCCGGGCGCGTCGCCGGCGGGCGGCGCGGCGTACGGCGCGGGAGAATGCGGGGGAGGCGTTGCGGGCACGCTCAATCGTACTCGTGGTCGTCTTCGTTGCGCGGCAGCGGCGGCGAGGCCGGGCAGCCGGTGCGCGCGGCGTACGGCACCAGCCACCACTCGCGGCGGTTGGAACGGCCGATCATCTCGGCCTTGTCGCGGTCCACGCAATCGGGCACCGCCGGCGCCTGCACGAACAGCACGCGCGCGTCCGGCGCCCGCGCCTGCCAGGCCAGGCCGAGTTCGAGCTGCTTCTGCCAGCCCATCCGGAAACCGAAGTTGACGGTCCCGGGCTGCGACATCAGCAGGTTCTGCTCTTTCCACGCGACCAGGCCCAGCTCGACGTCGGCGCCGATGCGCTGCGCCGCGCGGGTCATCACTCCGCGCGCGGAG contains these protein-coding regions:
- a CDS encoding CDP-glycerol glycerophosphotransferase family protein: MSDYLLFATERYALPILQPLAQALHEAGHTAHAWFADGAAGAALPAPARMLEPGRAGLRAAVALKPRAVFSAANWVPPFVAGAKVQLFHGFNVEKRADARGHFRVRGLFDLYCTQGPATTAPFRELAARAGHFAVVETGWPKLDPLFRDDDGASAALRAPAGARPVAMFASTFTERLSAAPHLFEAIAAQVARGDRYWLLTLHPKCAPDLFERYRALAGANAAFVETEQLIAAQRAADVLVADTTSVVSEFVVQRKPVATFRNRAPKPHMIDFADPAELEARLAQAFAPTPQLQAAIDAYADAIHPYRDGLSSQRVIAATGDLLDGTLGRLRGKPLSSWWRGLQIRRELGYWGPGA
- a CDS encoding glycosyltransferase family 2 protein; translated protein: MDTPAPNDAARPRLSACIIAFDEADRIVDCLASLAFCDEIVVVDSHSADATVALAEAAGARVLQRRFDGFRSQKQFAVEQAAHDWVLCLDADERISDELRASILAARDRGFDAAAGYRFARLSDYFGRFLRHGNAYPDRVLRLFDRRRGGWRGQREVHEAASVDGTVATLRGDLIHYPYRSLQQQLAKTERYARMMAEHEHARGKRATLAKLVLAPAWRFWRGYLLRGGFRDGWHGLVYAYVRANYVRQKTIMLWMLGNGQPVVTPERGAGDGKP
- a CDS encoding O-antigen ligase family protein; amino-acid sequence: MPATPPPHSPAPYAAPPAGDAPGFAAPRERLAQRLLQVGLFLLPALLLSTSWGLGPFAAFALLAFALAPPVFARGWRDARRELRWLLAMAVLAAAVVLFSKFHFDVRWREADNRLRLLTAPFFATLVYAWRPSRRWLWAGALAGLAGAFALALFQVAGGTERALGWTANAIVFADALIALIVIAVFARPSGELLWTSLACALGVGAVVLSGSRGVWPGLAIVLLVALIVSGGRARKLSWAVLAAMALAVVASHWIPPLAQLTRMQELASDMDRVKRGGDHESSLGARVTLLELAGDTFVEHPLTGVGVGRFETVVMATPQCAPPAPRVGFCKLGHAHSDAFEWAATMGVPGVLALLAIYLVPLALFARLLRAQTVARARSSALAGLVLVLVYIACGLTQSMFAHQLVASFYAVAIGLLYGFALLERERPPQ